One Olsenella sp. oral taxon 807 DNA segment encodes these proteins:
- a CDS encoding ATP-binding protein: MRDTVFSPSFGNRPSQLVGRDQVLTALLDGLLTKPGSRERASLLLGQRGSGKTVLLLELGDCARKRGLAVATPTIVSSDMLERILEKLWVECDRMLGTRGPHVIGGGISALGFSANLQFAAQQEATGSF, encoded by the coding sequence ATGAGAGACACGGTATTCTCCCCCTCCTTTGGCAACCGTCCCAGCCAGCTGGTCGGGCGGGACCAAGTGCTCACGGCCCTCCTCGACGGCCTGCTCACGAAGCCGGGAAGCCGAGAGCGGGCAAGCCTCCTCTTGGGCCAAAGAGGGTCTGGGAAGACGGTCCTCCTCCTTGAACTTGGTGACTGTGCTCGAAAGCGGGGCCTTGCCGTGGCAACGCCGACCATCGTCTCGTCCGACATGCTGGAGCGCATCCTCGAGAAGCTGTGGGTCGAATGCGACCGCATGCTCGGCACACGGGGACCGCACGTCATAGGTGGGGGCATCTCTGCGCTGGGGTTCTCTGCCAACCTGCAGTTTGCTGCGCAACAAGAGGCGACGGGAAGCTTTTAG
- a CDS encoding arsenate reductase family protein, with product MSVLLLEYPTCSTCRKAKKWLDAHGVGYVDRDIVADNPTAKELALWHERSGLPVRRLFNTSCMRYRELDVKTKLDAGMTDAECYDLLATDGMLVKRPLLVGEDFAIPGFREGTWAEALGL from the coding sequence ATGAGCGTACTGCTTCTGGAATACCCTACGTGCTCTACCTGTAGGAAGGCCAAGAAATGGCTGGATGCGCACGGTGTTGGCTATGTCGACCGCGACATAGTGGCCGACAACCCCACGGCAAAGGAGCTCGCCCTTTGGCACGAGCGCTCGGGCCTACCCGTGCGCCGCCTGTTCAACACCTCATGCATGCGGTACCGTGAGCTGGACGTCAAGACCAAGCTCGATGCCGGAATGACCGATGCCGAGTGCTATGACCTGCTCGCCACCGATGGCATGCTCGTCAAGCGCCCGCTGCTCGTGGGTGAGGACTTTGCCATCCCCGGCTTCAGGGAAGGGACGTGGGCTGAGGCGCTCGGTCTTTAG
- a CDS encoding FtsX-like permease family protein, giving the protein MSLERKLAVGSIRRSVGDYSVYFATFAFCACLLYTFASCRDYLLVLDTGQFSLDVFARVMEYIIPVGVFSIVVFCFLARYANRFLVRRRKAELATLQLAGMGKAAVARVLLMECGAVALAALAGGIAVGIVLSPVFAMLAAWAFRLTWRPVVVVSTVGMTFTAAGFAAVLVASAIGALRELGRTSLLDLMQARHVPEVARARRHHSIGRDVVKGLVCLSIVYFLCWTVVGFLGLMIPASILACMGTFWLLRALAALIPAVVRSRRGVYLKGLTCFVTRQVEAHVESSCAALTCASALLSVGVCALSLAVGIRSVVDVEQAGGDLEMLAGTGTLVYIVLFFGVTFMVSAAAVLALQQMSEASESRERFVELTQLGAERDALSRALLAQVAVYFLFPGTMAVVHDAFGFMVAAGMLDMLGIPVENVNFTLVLAVVMVVFVAYLLVTYRGCKRSVLGWLAPATAGGAGPEAAGGAA; this is encoded by the coding sequence ATGTCGTTGGAGAGAAAGCTCGCGGTGGGGAGCATCCGCAGGAGCGTGGGAGACTACTCGGTCTACTTTGCCACCTTCGCCTTCTGCGCCTGTCTGCTCTACACCTTTGCATCCTGCCGAGACTACCTGCTTGTACTGGACACGGGCCAGTTCTCGCTTGACGTCTTCGCCCGGGTGATGGAGTATATCATCCCTGTGGGGGTCTTTTCGATCGTGGTGTTCTGCTTTTTGGCCCGCTACGCCAACCGCTTTTTGGTGCGTCGTCGCAAGGCGGAGCTTGCCACGCTCCAGCTTGCGGGCATGGGCAAGGCGGCCGTGGCGCGCGTGCTGCTCATGGAGTGCGGAGCGGTCGCCCTCGCTGCCCTGGCGGGTGGCATCGCTGTCGGTATCGTGCTCTCTCCCGTCTTCGCGATGCTTGCCGCATGGGCCTTCAGGCTCACGTGGCGGCCGGTCGTGGTGGTGTCGACGGTCGGCATGACCTTTACGGCTGCGGGCTTTGCCGCAGTCCTGGTCGCCTCGGCGATCGGGGCTCTCCGTGAGCTTGGGAGGACGTCGCTGCTCGATCTCATGCAAGCGCGCCATGTGCCTGAGGTGGCTCGTGCGCGACGGCATCACTCGATTGGGCGCGACGTGGTCAAGGGTCTTGTCTGTCTTTCTATCGTGTACTTCCTCTGCTGGACCGTGGTCGGGTTCCTGGGGCTCATGATACCTGCGTCCATCCTCGCCTGCATGGGGACGTTCTGGTTGCTTCGCGCACTTGCCGCCCTCATCCCCGCAGTGGTCAGGAGCCGTCGCGGCGTGTACCTCAAGGGTCTCACCTGCTTCGTGACCCGTCAGGTCGAGGCCCACGTGGAAAGCAGTTGCGCCGCCCTCACCTGCGCGAGTGCGCTTCTCTCGGTGGGTGTGTGCGCCCTCTCGCTTGCCGTTGGCATACGCTCTGTCGTGGACGTCGAGCAGGCAGGTGGTGATCTTGAGATGCTGGCGGGAACGGGGACCCTCGTCTACATCGTACTGTTCTTTGGCGTGACGTTCATGGTCTCTGCTGCGGCGGTGCTTGCCCTGCAGCAGATGAGCGAGGCCTCCGAGAGCCGTGAGCGCTTCGTTGAGCTGACGCAGCTTGGGGCCGAGAGGGACGCCCTCTCGCGGGCGCTTCTGGCGCAGGTGGCCGTCTACTTCCTGTTCCCGGGGACGATGGCTGTCGTGCACGACGCATTTGGCTTCATGGTGGCCGCGGGGATGTTAGATATGCTGGGCATACCCGTCGAGAACGTCAACTTCACGCTCGTCCTCGCAGTGGTAATGGTGGTGTTTGTCGCCTACCTGCTTGTGACCTATCGTGGCTGCAAGCGCAGTGTCCTGGGATGGCTGGCGCCTGCGACGGCCGGCGGGGCGGGACCCGAGGCGGCGGGCGGGGCGGCCTGA
- a CDS encoding ABC transporter permease, producing MFFRLALGNVRKSLRDYTVYFVTLVLGVTVFYAFNTISGQADFLSEDTRQMVKTVAMLMGFVTVFLAFVLGFLMVYANNYLVKRRKREFGLYQLLGMRQGQVSLILVLETLLASIASLLVGLAMGVLFSQILVFVTAALFNETVTNFSFRFSPEAALFTLICFSLVFVVMLVFNLRTLHKVRLVELMGASRVNERTRVRSLPVSVVGIMLGLALIIWSYARLLKDGLPINSAEQFGGFFLTTGIVTVGTLVLFYALSGVLLHVAHAFKGSYYRGLNMFTVRQLSSRINTVSLSMGVISLILFLAITSVSSGLGICAGISDSIRRQTPYDASLSLRYGHADDKGGRGVTYQYDADALLAAHGIDLSAISSQVVKVSSHYANDVDDSDPLTIDTLSRRAGVSLPDSPLTNTYRDIPLSLISASDYNSLRRMGGLDAVDMGSDGYMVASNAGGALVRVYNDLLAARPTVSLRGRALKPVSNVVDESSASTLSNSYSSSGVFVVPDDLLADIKPTIIYVNLNYSVPKAEGDRFMSQALETLSSAKDDVGIVLGTTRTEAETTSRGSSAIISYLAIYIGFVLVIACAAILAIQQLSSASDAAPSYLLLSELGCPTKMSMGSLLAQTLTFFLLPLVVALAHSAVALSQVMTVVSLIGQGSNWAIPILITAVAFVAVYGTYLMVTYFMARGIVSYRTSKARG from the coding sequence ATGTTCTTTAGGCTGGCCTTGGGCAATGTGCGCAAGTCCTTGCGCGACTACACGGTCTACTTTGTCACGCTCGTGCTGGGCGTGACGGTGTTCTACGCGTTCAATACCATTTCCGGACAGGCGGACTTCCTCTCTGAGGACACGCGTCAGATGGTGAAGACCGTCGCGATGCTCATGGGCTTCGTCACGGTGTTTTTAGCCTTCGTGTTGGGCTTCCTCATGGTCTATGCCAACAACTACCTGGTCAAGCGTCGCAAGAGGGAGTTTGGCCTCTACCAGCTGCTGGGTATGAGGCAGGGTCAGGTCTCGCTGATCCTCGTGCTCGAGACGCTCCTTGCGTCCATTGCCTCGCTTCTGGTGGGGCTCGCCATGGGTGTGCTCTTCTCTCAGATCCTGGTGTTTGTGACGGCGGCCCTCTTCAACGAGACGGTCACCAACTTCAGCTTTCGCTTCTCGCCCGAGGCGGCCCTCTTCACCCTCATCTGCTTCTCGCTTGTGTTCGTCGTGATGCTCGTCTTTAACCTGCGCACGTTGCACAAGGTCAGGCTTGTCGAGCTCATGGGGGCGTCGCGCGTCAACGAGCGTACGCGCGTGCGCAGCCTCCCCGTCAGTGTGGTGGGCATCATGCTGGGGCTTGCGCTCATCATCTGGTCCTACGCCCGCTTGCTCAAAGACGGCCTGCCCATCAACTCGGCTGAGCAGTTCGGCGGGTTCTTCCTCACCACGGGCATCGTCACTGTGGGGACGCTCGTGCTCTTCTATGCGCTTTCGGGTGTCCTGCTGCATGTCGCGCACGCGTTCAAGGGCAGCTACTACCGAGGCCTCAACATGTTCACGGTGCGCCAGCTCTCCTCGAGGATAAACACGGTCTCCCTCTCGATGGGCGTCATCTCGCTCATCCTCTTCTTGGCCATCACGAGCGTCTCGAGTGGTCTGGGCATCTGCGCGGGAATCAGCGATAGCATACGGCGCCAGACGCCCTATGACGCCTCGCTCTCGCTGCGCTACGGGCATGCGGACGACAAGGGGGGCAGGGGCGTGACGTACCAGTATGACGCCGATGCGTTGCTTGCGGCCCACGGCATCGATCTCTCTGCCATCTCCAGTCAGGTGGTGAAGGTGTCAAGCCACTATGCGAACGACGTCGATGATAGCGACCCTCTCACCATCGACACCCTGTCCAGGAGGGCGGGGGTGAGCCTTCCGGATAGTCCCCTTACTAACACCTACCGTGACATCCCCCTGTCACTGATCTCGGCATCGGACTACAACAGCTTACGCAGGATGGGTGGGCTCGATGCAGTGGACATGGGCAGTGACGGCTACATGGTTGCCAGCAACGCCGGCGGTGCGCTCGTGAGGGTATACAACGACCTGCTGGCTGCACGTCCCACCGTCAGCCTGAGAGGGCGCGCGCTCAAGCCTGTCTCGAACGTGGTGGACGAGAGTTCGGCGTCCACGCTCTCAAACTCGTATAGTTCCTCAGGCGTCTTTGTCGTGCCCGATGACCTACTCGCGGATATCAAGCCTACCATCATCTACGTGAATCTCAACTACTCCGTGCCCAAGGCCGAGGGCGATAGGTTCATGTCGCAAGCCCTGGAAACCCTCAGTAGCGCAAAGGATGATGTGGGGATAGTCCTGGGCACTACGCGTACTGAGGCCGAGACCACCTCCCGGGGCTCGAGCGCCATCATCTCCTATCTTGCCATCTACATCGGATTCGTGCTCGTGATCGCCTGCGCGGCCATCCTCGCCATCCAGCAGCTCTCCAGCGCCTCGGACGCGGCACCCAGCTACCTGCTCCTGTCCGAGCTCGGCTGCCCCACAAAGATGTCCATGGGATCGCTCCTCGCGCAGACCCTCACCTTCTTCCTGCTGCCGCTTGTGGTGGCCTTGGCGCACAGCGCGGTTGCGCTCTCCCAGGTGATGACGGTCGTGAGCCTCATCGGTCAAGGCAGCAACTGGGCCATTCCCATCCTCATCACGGCCGTTGCCTTCGTGGCCGTCTATGGCACGTACCTCATGGTGACCTACTTCATGGCGCGTGGCATCGTGTCTTACCGTACGTCCAAGGCACGAGGATAG
- a CDS encoding ABC transporter ATP-binding protein, whose amino-acid sequence MSKALEVTNVEKVYGGMFGNATRALDGVSFSIDRGEYVAIMGPSGSGKTTLLNCIATIDRPTAGSVLIDGTNVTHMRAKQLSTFRREQLGFIFQDSNLLDTLTCRENVALPLTIARVAPAQIDERVERISATLGVREVLDKFPYQASGGQRQRVAACRAMINDPTLVLADEPTGALDSKNSKLLLERFDALNTQFRATILMVTHDTFAASYCRRVLFIRDGKIFTELHRGDLPRRTFFDRIMEVVATMGGGQSDVL is encoded by the coding sequence ATGAGCAAGGCACTAGAGGTTACGAACGTCGAGAAGGTCTATGGCGGGATGTTTGGCAACGCCACCCGTGCGCTCGATGGCGTGTCCTTCTCCATCGATCGCGGTGAGTACGTCGCTATCATGGGACCCTCGGGTTCTGGCAAGACGACGCTGCTCAACTGCATTGCCACCATCGATCGTCCTACGGCGGGCAGCGTCCTCATCGACGGCACGAACGTGACGCACATGCGCGCCAAGCAGCTGTCCACGTTCAGGCGTGAGCAGCTGGGCTTCATCTTCCAGGACTCCAACCTCCTCGACACGCTGACCTGTCGCGAGAACGTGGCGCTGCCCCTCACCATCGCCCGCGTCGCGCCGGCCCAGATAGACGAGCGCGTAGAGCGTATCTCTGCGACCCTGGGGGTCCGTGAGGTGCTCGACAAGTTTCCCTACCAGGCCTCAGGTGGCCAGCGCCAACGCGTGGCAGCCTGTAGGGCCATGATCAACGACCCCACGCTCGTGCTCGCCGATGAGCCGACGGGCGCCCTTGACTCCAAGAACTCCAAGCTCCTCCTTGAGCGTTTCGATGCCCTGAACACGCAGTTCAGGGCCACGATCCTCATGGTTACGCACGACACGTTCGCGGCAAGCTACTGCAGGCGTGTGCTCTTCATCCGCGACGGGAAGATCTTCACGGAGCTCCACCGTGGCGACCTGCCTCGGCGCACCTTCTTCGATCGCATCATGGAGGTCGTCGCGACGATGGGGGGTGGGCAGTCCGATGTTCTTTAG
- a CDS encoding sensor histidine kinase — MSFFRYLRDRAVAIYITALSLLIVVLVLRGVGTEDSIVALVSGILLVAAVLRLLVGYVPRSEFWNLLVASALVPHEASPLAVADLVDEPRFLEGQLAWEVMDALAQDYRARVDAIRAEGADYRDFVEAWVHEVKTPIAAARLVCDNNPGQASSTVSRELGRIDGYVEQALYYARSGSLDRDYVIRRVEVSALVHGAVRAHARSLIDQQVSVRTDGLDMMVFADVKWVAFVLGQLIENAAKYRAPREWGRDEALLCFAAVRYDEGLANERVVLKVTDNGRGIPASDLPRVFDKGFVGENGRLTSLGKSTGIGLFLVKRLCDKMGLSVGMESVEGSWTRVSITFPTNRMHYVDRLD; from the coding sequence ATGAGCTTTTTTCGCTACCTCAGGGACCGTGCCGTCGCCATCTACATCACCGCGCTCTCGCTGCTTATTGTGGTCTTGGTGCTACGCGGTGTGGGTACGGAAGACTCCATCGTCGCGCTCGTCTCGGGCATCCTGCTTGTGGCCGCCGTCCTGAGGCTGCTCGTGGGCTACGTGCCCCGGAGCGAGTTCTGGAATCTTTTGGTGGCCTCTGCCTTGGTCCCGCACGAGGCGAGTCCCCTTGCCGTGGCCGACCTCGTCGATGAGCCGCGCTTCCTCGAGGGCCAGCTCGCGTGGGAGGTCATGGATGCCCTCGCGCAGGACTATCGTGCACGGGTCGATGCCATACGCGCGGAGGGCGCTGACTACCGCGACTTCGTCGAGGCGTGGGTGCACGAGGTGAAGACCCCCATCGCTGCCGCACGTCTGGTGTGCGATAACAACCCGGGTCAGGCCTCCTCCACAGTCTCGCGAGAGCTGGGGCGCATAGACGGCTACGTGGAGCAGGCCCTCTACTATGCCCGCTCCGGCAGCCTCGACCGCGACTACGTGATCCGGAGGGTGGAGGTCTCGGCCCTCGTGCATGGTGCGGTAAGGGCGCACGCGCGCTCCCTCATCGACCAGCAGGTGAGCGTCAGGACAGACGGTCTGGACATGATGGTCTTCGCCGACGTGAAGTGGGTCGCTTTCGTGCTGGGTCAGCTCATAGAGAACGCGGCAAAGTACCGTGCGCCCAGGGAGTGGGGTCGCGACGAGGCGCTTCTGTGCTTTGCCGCAGTGCGCTATGACGAGGGTCTCGCAAACGAGCGCGTCGTGCTCAAGGTGACGGACAACGGCCGGGGTATCCCGGCCTCGGACCTGCCTCGCGTCTTCGACAAAGGCTTCGTGGGGGAGAACGGCAGGCTAACGAGCCTGGGCAAGTCTACGGGCATCGGGCTGTTTTTGGTCAAGCGGCTCTGCGACAAGATGGGCCTCTCCGTGGGCATGGAGTCCGTTGAGGGGAGCTGGACGCGCGTGAGCATCACGTTTCCCACCAACCGCATGCACTATGTGGACCGCCTAGACTAG
- a CDS encoding response regulator transcription factor gives MARIAVIEDDEAIRSSLSELLSKNGHEPLVLHSFGNVVEDVLASSPDLVLLDLGLPGLDGTAVCRELRSRASVPIIVVTSRSTEMDEVMCMTLGADDFVPKPYSSYVLLAHVEALLRRVGGATSAILTHKGLSLDASRSVASADGKTVELTKNELRILSLLMRNAGTIVPRETIMCELWDSDAFVDDNTLTVNVNRLRQTLAKIGKGDLLVTRRGQGYSV, from the coding sequence ATGGCAAGGATAGCGGTCATCGAGGACGACGAGGCCATCCGCAGCTCCCTTTCTGAGCTGCTCAGCAAGAACGGACACGAGCCCCTTGTGCTTCACTCGTTTGGCAACGTGGTCGAGGACGTGCTCGCAAGCTCTCCCGATCTGGTCCTGCTCGACCTTGGCCTTCCGGGCCTTGACGGCACGGCTGTCTGCCGAGAGCTGCGCTCGCGGGCGAGCGTGCCCATAATTGTCGTTACGAGTCGCTCGACAGAGATGGACGAGGTCATGTGCATGACGCTTGGTGCCGACGACTTCGTGCCAAAGCCCTACAGCAGCTATGTCCTGCTCGCCCACGTGGAGGCGCTGCTCCGACGCGTCGGGGGCGCCACCAGCGCCATTCTCACGCACAAGGGCCTCAGCTTGGACGCGTCGCGCTCCGTCGCCTCTGCCGATGGGAAGACGGTCGAGCTCACCAAGAACGAGCTTCGCATACTGTCGCTTCTCATGCGCAATGCGGGTACCATCGTCCCGCGCGAGACCATCATGTGCGAGCTGTGGGATTCCGACGCGTTCGTGGACGACAACACACTTACCGTGAATGTGAACCGCCTGCGCCAGACGCTCGCCAAGATTGGCAAGGGCGATCTGCTCGTGACGCGACGCGGGCAGGGGTACTCGGTATAG
- a CDS encoding ABC transporter ATP-binding protein: MISTIIKYFRFGGTNAPKLMRGMGWTLLTSFFESWQMMALAVVLSSLAANVSAGPAGNADMGQTALPALVIMLVSIAGTFVASHFRSACFCDGNFSMTAEKRTRIGDNMRYLPMGYFNKNSLGEISSTMTNTLDDVQNVGGLVYSNVISGLVFSAIVAVMLSVMDWRCGLVVVAAIVCVLAINALMQHSSHAISSHRVAAQRAIVGAILEYVQGIAVVRAFNLVDSAEGRLSRAIDECERMNLSMELHFIGYMIVETLVTKFASIALCLLAVFSWVSQTMETGTCLLMIVAAFMVYTKLELAGSYASLLRQIDICMDKVNDLIATPKMGEGAGIEGTGSFDIELDDVSFSYGERDVIRHVSLSIPQGSSCAIVGPSGGGKTTLAHLMARFWDVSEGRVSVGGRDVRDWKVDALLSNFSMVFQGVYLFDDTIENNIKFGHPDATHEEVVAAARRACCADFIDSLEKGYDTVIGEGGDMLSGGERQRLSIARAILKDAPIVILDEATANVDPENEQDLQGAIAELERGKTVIMIAHRLKTVRDADQIVVLDGGSIVQQGTHEQLMAKDGLYRSFVDMRERSIGWKLAKA, translated from the coding sequence ATGATCTCCACCATCATCAAGTACTTTCGCTTTGGCGGCACGAATGCACCCAAGCTCATGCGTGGCATGGGCTGGACCCTGCTCACCTCCTTCTTCGAGTCATGGCAGATGATGGCGTTGGCCGTCGTGCTCTCGTCGCTCGCCGCGAACGTAAGCGCAGGCCCCGCCGGAAATGCGGACATGGGCCAGACGGCGCTTCCCGCCCTGGTCATCATGCTTGTCTCCATCGCAGGAACCTTCGTGGCGTCCCACTTTAGGAGTGCATGTTTCTGCGACGGCAACTTCTCCATGACCGCCGAGAAGCGCACGCGCATCGGTGACAACATGCGCTACCTGCCCATGGGCTACTTTAACAAGAACAGCCTGGGCGAGATATCGAGCACCATGACCAATACTCTCGATGACGTGCAGAACGTCGGAGGCCTCGTGTACTCCAACGTCATCTCGGGCCTGGTCTTCTCCGCCATCGTCGCCGTCATGCTCAGCGTGATGGACTGGCGCTGCGGTCTCGTCGTCGTGGCGGCCATTGTCTGCGTGCTCGCCATCAACGCCCTCATGCAGCACAGCTCCCATGCCATCTCGAGCCATCGTGTTGCCGCACAGCGCGCCATCGTGGGGGCGATCCTCGAGTACGTGCAGGGCATCGCCGTCGTGCGCGCCTTCAACCTCGTGGACAGCGCTGAGGGCAGGCTCTCGCGGGCCATCGACGAATGTGAGCGCATGAACCTGTCGATGGAGCTGCACTTCATCGGCTACATGATCGTCGAGACGCTCGTGACCAAGTTCGCCTCGATTGCCCTCTGCCTGCTCGCCGTCTTCAGCTGGGTCAGCCAGACCATGGAGACGGGCACCTGCCTGTTGATGATAGTCGCTGCGTTCATGGTCTACACGAAGCTCGAGCTTGCCGGGTCCTATGCGAGTCTCCTGCGTCAGATAGACATCTGCATGGACAAGGTCAACGACCTGATCGCGACCCCAAAGATGGGCGAGGGGGCGGGCATCGAGGGCACCGGAAGCTTCGACATCGAGCTGGACGATGTGTCCTTCTCGTACGGCGAGAGGGACGTCATCAGGCACGTGTCGCTCTCGATACCCCAGGGAAGCTCCTGTGCCATCGTCGGCCCGAGCGGTGGCGGCAAGACGACCCTCGCGCACCTCATGGCGAGGTTCTGGGACGTCAGCGAGGGCAGGGTGAGCGTGGGCGGACGCGACGTGCGCGACTGGAAGGTCGACGCCCTGCTCTCGAACTTCTCCATGGTGTTTCAGGGGGTCTACCTCTTCGACGACACCATCGAGAACAACATCAAGTTCGGCCATCCTGACGCCACGCACGAGGAGGTGGTCGCGGCGGCACGCCGTGCCTGCTGCGCGGACTTCATCGATTCTCTGGAGAAGGGCTATGACACCGTCATCGGCGAGGGGGGAGACATGCTCTCTGGTGGCGAGCGGCAGCGGCTCTCCATCGCTCGGGCCATCCTCAAGGACGCGCCCATCGTGATCCTGGATGAGGCCACGGCCAACGTCGATCCCGAGAACGAGCAGGATCTGCAGGGGGCCATCGCCGAGCTGGAGCGAGGCAAGACGGTCATCATGATCGCGCACCGCCTCAAGACCGTACGCGACGCGGACCAGATAGTCGTGCTCGATGGTGGGAGCATCGTCCAGCAGGGGACTCACGAGCAGCTCATGGCAAAAGATGGACTCTACCGCAGCTTCGTGGACATGCGCGAGCGCTCCATAGGCTGGAAGCTCGCCAAGGCGTAG
- a CDS encoding ABC transporter ATP-binding protein, translating to MEASVNTNAPNGSQKAKRRNPAGRLFEWAGPSRGLYVVSVICAVIGVAGNVLPYYAAGQMVVGVLSNNRDFSFYVGWCSFAAACYAVYIVFHYVSTSISHIATFRTISEIRRLLARKLTRVPMGYVLDTPSGTLKNIMVEKADSIETTLAHVVPEMTSDLLVPVVVVVYMLTLNWALTLVSLVTIPVAVLAYSQMMRDFEQWYGRTITSSNDMAQTSVEYVNGIEVIKAFGRSASSYERFARAVDNYAHSFIDWMAHCQVWQDLALSVAPATLVAVLPVGCLMLAQGWIDPATFVLVSILSVGVFPPLYAAISFLDALAQVGTTVDQISEVLDQREQTRAEGATTLAAPEGEVPGIELAGVHFSYGHGEVIHGIDLSVRPGTVTALVGPSGSGKSTLARLMAGFWDPDEGEVRLGGVPLKRMSAGQLSDLVAYVSQDNYLFDETVMENIRMGRPQASDEEVIEAARQSGCHEFIEGLDHGYQTVVGGGGGHLSGGERQRIAIARAMLHDAPIVILDEATAYTDPESEAQVEAAVSKLVAGRTLIVIAHRLSTVTDADRIVVVSDGRIEAAGTHGELMEGCGLYRAMYLAHIGARDAVDTADRSGTRDESGVRDGADEARARDASDARVLSSDPNSTSGEE from the coding sequence ATGGAAGCGTCTGTCAACACGAATGCGCCGAATGGGTCGCAAAAGGCCAAGCGGAGGAACCCCGCAGGACGCCTCTTCGAGTGGGCTGGTCCGAGTAGGGGGCTCTACGTCGTCTCGGTCATATGTGCCGTCATCGGTGTCGCGGGAAACGTCCTGCCCTATTACGCGGCCGGGCAGATGGTCGTGGGCGTGCTCTCTAACAACCGCGACTTCTCGTTCTATGTGGGCTGGTGTTCCTTTGCCGCGGCGTGCTATGCCGTCTACATCGTCTTTCACTACGTGTCCACGTCCATCTCGCACATAGCAACGTTCAGGACCATCTCCGAGATACGTCGCCTCTTGGCGCGCAAGCTCACCCGCGTGCCCATGGGCTACGTGCTCGACACGCCGTCGGGCACGCTCAAGAACATCATGGTCGAGAAGGCCGACAGCATCGAGACGACCCTGGCTCATGTCGTTCCCGAGATGACGAGCGATCTGCTCGTGCCCGTGGTCGTCGTCGTGTACATGCTGACGCTCAACTGGGCACTCACGCTCGTCTCCCTCGTTACCATCCCGGTCGCGGTGCTCGCCTACAGCCAGATGATGAGGGACTTTGAGCAGTGGTACGGCCGCACGATCACGTCCTCCAACGACATGGCGCAGACCTCGGTCGAATACGTGAACGGCATCGAGGTCATCAAGGCCTTCGGTCGCTCGGCGAGCTCCTACGAGAGATTCGCCCGCGCGGTTGACAACTACGCCCACTCCTTCATCGACTGGATGGCTCATTGCCAGGTCTGGCAGGACCTTGCGCTCTCCGTCGCGCCGGCAACCCTTGTCGCGGTGCTTCCCGTGGGCTGCCTCATGCTTGCCCAGGGTTGGATAGACCCTGCGACCTTCGTGCTCGTGTCCATACTCTCGGTAGGCGTGTTCCCGCCGTTGTACGCTGCCATCAGTTTCCTTGATGCGCTCGCTCAGGTGGGCACCACCGTTGACCAGATCTCCGAGGTGCTCGACCAGAGGGAGCAGACGCGCGCCGAGGGTGCCACGACCCTAGCTGCACCAGAGGGAGAGGTCCCGGGCATCGAGCTTGCGGGCGTGCACTTCTCCTACGGGCACGGCGAGGTCATCCACGGCATCGACCTCTCTGTGAGGCCGGGGACGGTGACCGCGCTCGTGGGACCCTCTGGCTCAGGCAAGTCAACTTTGGCCAGGCTCATGGCGGGCTTCTGGGACCCCGATGAGGGAGAGGTCCGCTTAGGTGGCGTGCCGCTCAAACGCATGTCTGCCGGGCAGCTGAGCGATCTTGTTGCCTACGTGTCCCAAGACAACTACCTCTTTGACGAGACGGTTATGGAGAACATCCGCATGGGACGTCCCCAGGCGAGCGACGAGGAGGTCATCGAGGCCGCGCGTCAGAGCGGCTGTCACGAGTTCATCGAGGGGCTTGATCATGGGTACCAGACGGTGGTCGGGGGAGGCGGCGGTCACCTCTCTGGCGGCGAGCGCCAGCGTATCGCCATCGCGCGCGCCATGCTGCACGACGCACCCATCGTGATCCTGGACGAGGCCACGGCCTATACGGACCCCGAGAGCGAGGCGCAGGTAGAAGCTGCCGTCTCGAAGCTGGTGGCAGGCAGGACCCTCATCGTGATCGCACACCGCCTCTCCACCGTGACGGACGCCGACAGGATAGTCGTGGTCAGCGACGGTCGCATCGAGGCAGCGGGGACCCACGGCGAGCTCATGGAGGGCTGTGGGCTCTATCGCGCGATGTACCTGGCTCACATAGGTGCTCGCGATGCGGTCGACACGGCCGACAGGTCCGGCACCCGCGACGAGTCCGGCGTCCGCGACGGGGCCGACGAGGCCCGCGCCCGTGACGCTTCCGACGCCCGTGTTCTCTCATCTGACCCCAACTCGACGAGCGGTGAGGAGTAG